The genomic region CGGGTTCTCTTTCCTCCCACTCACCGGAGACCTGCTGATCATTGCGCTGCCGGTTTTTATCTACATCACTTCTCTGACGCTGCTCAGCCGCGAAGAGGAGCAGGCAAGGCACCGCTGGGTGCTCATATTCACCTTTGTGGGCATCAACGCTGCTGGGTTACTCATTTCCCTTCTGGCACCAGTGCCAATACAGGAACATCCACTATTGGCGCTGGGGATAGTTGCGAGCCTGTTCATCGTGTCCAGACAGTTACTTATCACCTACCGTGACTTTACCCCTGCAAGAGTCACAGCCACCGTCAAACTGCTGCTGTTCGGCATCATCCTGTTGGACGCACTATTGGTACTGGCCTTTGGTCCCTGGTGGGGCGCCCTGGCCGTATTGAGTCTGATGCTGCCGGGAAAGCTGCTGGCAAGGTTCATGTATGTCACATGAGAAACCCTTGGTTCCAACCTTTTCAAACAGGTTTATACAGAAAAGCCATACCGTGACGATACCTCTACTAAATCACAGAAAAAACGGCTTTTAGATACCCACCTTAGCGATATAATCTCTAAAATTCTGGCGGGGCGATACTAAATGGAACAATCCATGGAAGATCTTGATAACTTTCAAGCCCAGCTGACTGCGGCGATAGCGCCAGTCCTGACGGACAGCGGCAAGACATGGCTCGACAATACGTTGAAGAAACTGGCCGCCAGCGATCAAACTCTTGACGATCTGGGACTCTACTCAGCAATGGCCAAACGCAAGCTGGGAAACAGGCGATTGGATCATGCCCCCGCCATAGACGCCGTCTTCTCTCCTCTTGATATCCGCCGCTGGGGGGAAGCTGACGCCGCCCGACTCGTTCTGCTGCTATCGGTGGTCAAGCGCCAGCCTGATCAAACCGAAGAGCTGGTGCAAGCTTATTACAGGATGGGTGACGAATCCGAACGCATCGCCCTCATCCGGGGACTGATCCTCTTCGCACCAGCGGACTATCTGACCACCATCGCCCTCGATGCAGGCCGCACCAACAGCCTGGAACTGCTCTCCGCCCTCTCGCTCAACAACCCCTACCCCGCCTCCTTCTACAGTGAGCAGACGTTCAATCAGATGGTTTTGAAGTGCCTCTTTCTCGGTCTTGCCATAGAGCGGGTGGTAGGGCTTGAACAGCGGGCAAATCCGGATCTTACCCGTATGTGCGAGAATTATGTCGTTGAGCGGGAGAATGCCAGCCGTACCGTGCCGGTCGATATATGGCTGGCCATCGGGCCTCATGCGTCACCGGAAGGGGAACAGCAGATCCTGGCCTATCTGACCCACGAGGAGACAGGACACCGCTACTACACAGCACTTGCCCTGGGACAGCGTCTGTCGGAAAACCCGCCGCTTAAATCACATCTGCAAGATCGGCTGAAACAGGAAAATAACACGCTCGTTCTCGACTTACTCCAGGATCTCCTGCAACAACAGCCGGGCTAACCAACAGATTCAGGGAGTCATTTATGAAATATTTCGACCCACACATCCACATGATGTCACGCACCACCGACGACTACGAAAACATGGTGGCTGCCGGTATCCTTGGCGTGGTCGAACCCGCCTTCTGGCAGGGACAGCCCAGAACCAATGTTGGCACTTTCATCGACTATTTCGATACCCTGATCGGTTGGGAGCCCTTCCGCGCCAGTCAGTTCGGCATGCGTCATTTCTGCACCATGGGCCTGAATCCAAAAGAAGCCAACAACGTGCCTATGGCTGAAGAGGTGATGAAGGTGCTGCCCCGCTTCTGTCAGAAGGATACAGTAGTCGGCATCGGCGAGATCGGCTATGACGATCAGACACCGGAAGAGGAACGCTTCTTTGCCGAACAGATGGAACTGGCAAAGGAGTTCGAACTGCCGGTACTCATCCATACGCCCCACCGTGACAAGGTACAAGGTACCGAACGCACCATCGCGCTGGTGAAAGAGGTGGGAATCGATGAAGAGATGGTCATCATCGATCACCTCAACGAACAGACGCTGCCGATGGTATTGGAGACCGGTTGCTGGCGGGGTCACTCCGTCTACCCTTTCACCAAGATGTCGGAAGCGCGCATGACGGAACTGCTGAAACAGTACGGCACCGAAAAGATGGTGGTCAACAGTGCCGCAGACTGGGGGCGCAGCGATCCGTTAAAAGTACCAAAAACCGGTGCAGCGATGATCGCAGCCGGGTTCAGCGAGGCAGAAGTTGAGAAAGTGCTGTTTGAAAATCCCATCAACTTCTTCGCCCAAAGCGGTCGCATCTCTCTGGAGGAGATGAACCCGAAAAAGGTCGACCAGACCAAACTCTGGGAAGAGAACTCGGTGTTACGTGGTCAACAACCTATCGTGGAAGAATAACAAGCATCCTTTCGAAAGCGGTAATCGATAATAAGCGTATCTATTCAGGATGTAGGCACGATCAAGCGTTACGGATCGGGCACTGCCGGATCGCCGGTTCCGCTGCGCTTGAAGCGGCCTACTTTTGTTCGGCATTTTAGGGGCAGTATGACGCAAGACAGACAAGAATACGCTAAAACCACATGGCATCGATCTGACCTGACCTACTGCACCAATGTTCACCCCAGCGAGACATTGGAACAGCTGCTCGCGGTCATCAATGGCCCGCTCGCCGCTGTAAGGCAGGCACGCCGGTTACCCAATATGGGCAGCGGCCTCTGGCTGAGCCATGCCACCGCCACAAATGTGCTGACTTCCGACAAAACCTATCGCGCATTTTCCCGGACCCTGGATGCCAACGGCATCGACCTCTTTACCCTCAACGGTTTTCCCTATGGTGACTTCCATTCCAAACGGGTCAAAGAACGAGTCTATCTGCCCGACTGGTCCGATGAAACAAGGCTTCTCTACACCCTCGACCTTGCCGTCATTCTTGCCGGAGTGATGCCGCCGGAACAGCAGGAGGGCACCATCTCCAGCGTCCCACTCGGTTTCGCCCCCGGTTGGAGTGAAGCCCGCCAGGAGAGAGCGCTGGATACCCTTTGCCGCTGTATTGGCGGTCTTTATGAAATCCATCAGGAGACCGGCTGCAGCATCAGGCTCTGTCTCGAAATGGAACCGGGCTGCGTATTGGAAGACACGGATCAGTTGATCCCCTTCTTCACCAGGGAACTGCCCAGTGCGCTGGAGCAGCTGCAGATGGATCCGGATCTGCTATTCCAACATCTCGGCATCTGCTTCGATGTCTGCCACCAGGCGGTGATGTTTGAAGACGCCTACGAAAGCCTGTCGCGGATTCATCAGGCGGGGATTCCGATCGGTAAGATACAGATATCCAGTGCCCTGGAACTCTACAACCCGGCCAGTCAATCGGCCAGAAATGAACTCGCTGAATTTATCGAGGCGCGCTATCTGCACCAGAGCTGCCATTTGGATGAGAACAACCAGGTTCAACGCGTCATGGATCTGGATCAGGCAGTGGAGACCTTTCCCCGGACGACACCTTGGCGCTCCCATTTTCACATCCCCATCCAGACCCGGGAACTCGCCTCCGGCTCACTCGGCACCACCCAGAACCAGATCCTTCGGACACTCGATTTTCTGGTGGACCACCCGGACTTTCATCCCCACCTGGAGGTAGAGACCTACACTTGGCAGGTTCTGCCGGAAGCCATCCGGCCCAAGGATGAACCGGCATTGATCGACGGGCTGAGCGCTGAACTTGAATGGCTGGAGCAAGCGATGCAAAGCCGCGGTCTGTTACAGGAGACGTCACAATGAGCAGGCCACTGGTGGTCATCGATATTGTTGGCCTCACTCCAGCGCTATTGGGAGAGGAGACCCCACACCTCAATGCATTGGTGAACGACGGTTTCATGGCCACATTGGAAGGGGTCTTCCCCGCCGTCACCTGCACTGCTCAGGCCTCGATGCTCACCGGTTTGCCCCCCAGTGGACACGGTGTCGTCGCCAATGGGTGGTACTTCCGCGACCTGGCGGAGATCTGGCTCTGGCGCCAGTCCAATCACCTGGTACAGGGAGAGAAGGTGTGGGATGCAGCCCGCTCGGCCGACGCGGAATTCACCTGCGCCAAGCTCTTCTGGTGGTACAACATGTACGCAGATGTGGACTGGTCGGCAACGCCACGACCGATCTATCCGGCTGACGGACGCAAGATTCCCGGCATCTACACCGAACCGCCCACACTGAAACAATCGCTGCAGGAAAAACTCGGCCCCTTCCCCATGTTCAACTTCTGGGGACCCGCCTCTGACATTCGCTCATCAGCCTGGATCGCCCAGAGTGCCAGAGAAGTTTTCGATGCCCACCGACCCGGGCTTTCACTGGTCTACTTGCCGCATCTCGACTACAACCTGCAGCGACTGGGTCCAAACGATGCCACCATCCGCGAGGATCTGCGCCAGATCGATCAGGTCGCGGGTGAGCTGATCGAACACGTTCGCGCCCAGGGAGCGGAGGTCATGGTGGTCTCCGAGTACGGTATCGAACAGGCTACCGGCAGTGTCGATATCAACCGGATCCTGCGCACGGCAGGGTTTCTGCGCACTCAAGAGACGCTGGGTTGGGAACTGCTTGATCCTGGCGCCTCACGCGCCTTTGCAGTCGCCGATCATCAGGTCGCACACGTCTATCTGCAACGCGCTTCAGACCTGCAGGCAGTGAAGCGTCTGCTGGAGAAGACACCAGGTATCGAACGGGTATTGGATGCGGCAGGAAAAAAGGCTTTCGGCATCGACCACGAACGTGCCGGCGAGCTGGTCGCAATCGCGGAGCCCGGCCACTGGTTCACCTACTACTACTGGCTGGACGAAAACAAGGCCCCTGATTTTGCGCCCACGGTGGACATTCATCGCAAGCCGGGTTACGACCCGGCAGAACTGTTCCTTGATCCGAAGCTGCGCTTTCCCAAACTGCGCATAACGCGCCGGTTGCTGCAGAAAAAACTGGGCTTCCGTACCCTGCTGGATGTCATACCCACTCATGCGGATCAGGTTCAGGGAACTCATGGTCGCTTGGCGGACGACCCGAAACAGGGTCCGCTGCTGATCGGTTCGGACAGAAGCCTGGCGGCAGACGAATACGCCATGACCGATATCAAGCAACTGATTCTGCGCTCCCTGGCGTGATCTCAGAACCGGTTACGGGGTCGGAGTCAAACCGGGTAGAGCTGCGGGAAATTGATATAGAGTTGGGCGGTTTGACTCCGACCCCTCAGGCAACCCTAGATCAAGGAACCAACACCTGCTCCGACCAATTCCCGTCATTTTGCAAACGAAAGAGACGACGGTCGTGCAGACGATCCTTCATATCGCCGTACCAGGATTCGACATAGTCTGGCTGGAAGCCCAGACAGACCAGCTCATGTGGCATCTCCAGACTGCTCTCTTCGGGAAACCTGGCGCGAACTTCCGCCGCTGTCTCGATGTAGGCTTCCCGTGACGGCAGTTCAGTGCTTTGCGACAAAACTTCTACCTGAAAAAGGTCATAAAGTTTGCCGGTATAGGGCTTCTGCTCCCAGCTACGGCGCTGATCTTCATTTTCAAAAATCTCATAACTGCCACGCACCCGAAACTGCCGCAGTTGACTCGGCCAGAAGAAGAGCAGTTCATAGGCAGGATTGAGTTTCAACTGCTCGATCTTGGGACTCACGCGATTGATGTAGATAACGATACCCGTGGTCGATATCTCTCGAACAGTGACCGTCCGGGACATCGGGAAACCGGACTCGTCCAGAGTAGTCATGGCGAAGAATGGCCCATTCGTGTCACCGGCGGCTTTTGCCCGCTGAAACGAATCTATCAACATGTCGATTGGATTATCCATCGCTCAACTCCTGTAACGGATATCTGACCATCCGCTCAAACGCCTCTCCAAACCACAGAGTGAATCCCACGCTATCGGAACGATACCAATCGAGTAGTTCCGAAACCGACACCCAGCGATAGCTCTCCAGTTCTTCAGGATTAGCCACCACCGGCCCATCGTAAGGTAATACAAATAGAGAGCAGTACTCATTCTCAGCACGGCCATCCAGTTGCTCAAGATATGTGTAAGAGAGCAGATAGCGAGGTACAAGCCCATCTGCAATACCGAGCTCATGGGAGAGACAGCGTCGAATCGCTGCGGCGAAGGTTTCGTTGGAACGGACGTGGCTGGTGGCTGAAACATCCCAACGTCCACCACCGAGTTTACTTCCCTGGCGTTTCTGGATCAGTAGTCGTCCGGCCGGGTCGCTCAGGAAGGTAACGAAGGCACGGTGCCTGACCCCCTGTCCAAGATGGCAGTCCCCCCGCCCGGCAGTGCCGGTCCGGTTGCCGAATTCATCAACAAGTATTAACGATTCCTGCATTGTTACAACACATTTCCTTACAGCGACGGGACAATGCCCTCTATCAACACACTTCTAATCCTTAGGCGCAAGCCAAATCTCACCCAACCCCAATGTTCTGGAAACAACTTCCTAAAGCTTTTCGCCTATTGGCCGCTAACGTTAGTGATCCGGGAGGAATAATCCCTGCTTTGCATAACGAGGATGTCCCTTCTCAATCCACTTCCACAACTGGATAACGAGTAATGGCAAATTTCATTAAATCAGTCGATGATCGCACCCGTCTGGCGGGTACCAACCGACTGGAGGTGCTTCTTTTCAGCCTTGGACGTGATATGAATACCGGCAGGGAAGAGACCTTCGGCGTTAATGTTTTCAAGGTTCGCGAGGTCATGCTGGTACCCGAAATAACCCGCGCACCAGAAATGCCCCCCTCTGTGGAGGGCATGGTCAGTCTGAGAGGGAATATGATCCCGGTGATCAACCTACCCAAATTTTGTGGCATTCAGACAGAACAGGAACCCAGTATCCTGGTCATCACCGAGTACAACAAGAACGTGCAGGGCTTCCTGGTACATGCGGTCGACACTATAGAACGGCTGGCCTGGGAGGATGTCAAGGTACCACCACCGATGATGATACAACAGCATGGAGGCTTGGTGACTGCCGTCACCGAACTTAAGGATGGCCGACTGGTGATGATCATGGACGTGGAGATGGTACTCGCCAAGACCTCCGGGTTTGGTGAGAGCGAAGACCTATTCGATGGTATCGAACACATCGGAGATAGAGCGATCACGTTGCTGTTTGCCGATGACTCCGTCGTGGCGAGAGATCAAATCGTCCGTACTCTCAACCACATGGGCATAAAATATATCAGCACATCCAACGGTGCCGAAGCTTGGGCAAAGGTAAAGGAGATCGCCGATCGGGCTGCTGTAACTGACCGCAAGGCCAGTGACTTCATCCAGATTATTCTAACTGACGTGGAGATGCCTGAGATGGACGGATATGTGCTGACCAAAAAAATAAAAGAGGATTCGAGACTGGCGGATATCCCGGTCATCATGCACTCATCTCTCTCCGCCGAGGCTAATCAGGAGCTGGGGAAGGGCGTGGGTGCAGACGCCTATGTACCAAAATTCGAGCCTACCGAGCTCTCTTCCAAGCTGCACGAAATCATCGAAAACAGCAACCAGGCGCAATAATCTCAGGCCTGCGGATAGTGTCCATCCAGAAACCTGGTAACAATTCGCTTTCCTTTTCAAGCATGGGTGTAGTGATGCACAGGTACACTTTTTAGCCGACCGCTTCCGCCCAAAGTATTCCTGATCTGGTGACGAAAGCGGGCACCTGAATAACTGACAGATACCGGACGGGATCTGAAAACCGTCCGCCAGTCTAATGCGCACTACGCATTGTTACCTTCTGTAACAACTGCTAGGCTCTCTGCATGCAGCCGGGTCAGGAAAATCGACCGATCTACGACAAGACG from Gammaproteobacteria bacterium (ex Lamellibrachia satsuma) harbors:
- a CDS encoding EboA domain-containing protein, which gives rise to MEDLDNFQAQLTAAIAPVLTDSGKTWLDNTLKKLAASDQTLDDLGLYSAMAKRKLGNRRLDHAPAIDAVFSPLDIRRWGEADAARLVLLLSVVKRQPDQTEELVQAYYRMGDESERIALIRGLILFAPADYLTTIALDAGRTNSLELLSALSLNNPYPASFYSEQTFNQMVLKCLFLGLAIERVVGLEQRANPDLTRMCENYVVERENASRTVPVDIWLAIGPHASPEGEQQILAYLTHEETGHRYYTALALGQRLSENPPLKSHLQDRLKQENNTLVLDLLQDLLQQQPG
- a CDS encoding hydrolase TatD; the encoded protein is MKYFDPHIHMMSRTTDDYENMVAAGILGVVEPAFWQGQPRTNVGTFIDYFDTLIGWEPFRASQFGMRHFCTMGLNPKEANNVPMAEEVMKVLPRFCQKDTVVGIGEIGYDDQTPEEERFFAEQMELAKEFELPVLIHTPHRDKVQGTERTIALVKEVGIDEEMVIIDHLNEQTLPMVLETGCWRGHSVYPFTKMSEARMTELLKQYGTEKMVVNSAADWGRSDPLKVPKTGAAMIAAGFSEAEVEKVLFENPINFFAQSGRISLEEMNPKKVDQTKLWEENSVLRGQQPIVEE
- the eboE gene encoding metabolite traffic protein EboE; amino-acid sequence: MTQDRQEYAKTTWHRSDLTYCTNVHPSETLEQLLAVINGPLAAVRQARRLPNMGSGLWLSHATATNVLTSDKTYRAFSRTLDANGIDLFTLNGFPYGDFHSKRVKERVYLPDWSDETRLLYTLDLAVILAGVMPPEQQEGTISSVPLGFAPGWSEARQERALDTLCRCIGGLYEIHQETGCSIRLCLEMEPGCVLEDTDQLIPFFTRELPSALEQLQMDPDLLFQHLGICFDVCHQAVMFEDAYESLSRIHQAGIPIGKIQISSALELYNPASQSARNELAEFIEARYLHQSCHLDENNQVQRVMDLDQAVETFPRTTPWRSHFHIPIQTRELASGSLGTTQNQILRTLDFLVDHPDFHPHLEVETYTWQVLPEAIRPKDEPALIDGLSAELEWLEQAMQSRGLLQETSQ
- a CDS encoding alkaline phosphatase family protein; the protein is MSRPLVVIDIVGLTPALLGEETPHLNALVNDGFMATLEGVFPAVTCTAQASMLTGLPPSGHGVVANGWYFRDLAEIWLWRQSNHLVQGEKVWDAARSADAEFTCAKLFWWYNMYADVDWSATPRPIYPADGRKIPGIYTEPPTLKQSLQEKLGPFPMFNFWGPASDIRSSAWIAQSAREVFDAHRPGLSLVYLPHLDYNLQRLGPNDATIREDLRQIDQVAGELIEHVRAQGAEVMVVSEYGIEQATGSVDINRILRTAGFLRTQETLGWELLDPGASRAFAVADHQVAHVYLQRASDLQAVKRLLEKTPGIERVLDAAGKKAFGIDHERAGELVAIAEPGHWFTYYYWLDENKAPDFAPTVDIHRKPGYDPAELFLDPKLRFPKLRITRRLLQKKLGFRTLLDVIPTHADQVQGTHGRLADDPKQGPLLIGSDRSLAADEYAMTDIKQLILRSLA
- a CDS encoding NUDIX domain-containing protein; amino-acid sequence: MQESLILVDEFGNRTGTAGRGDCHLGQGVRHRAFVTFLSDPAGRLLIQKRQGSKLGGGRWDVSATSHVRSNETFAAAIRRCLSHELGIADGLVPRYLLSYTYLEQLDGRAENEYCSLFVLPYDGPVVANPEELESYRWVSVSELLDWYRSDSVGFTLWFGEAFERMVRYPLQELSDG
- a CDS encoding chemotaxis protein CheV, with translation MANFIKSVDDRTRLAGTNRLEVLLFSLGRDMNTGREETFGVNVFKVREVMLVPEITRAPEMPPSVEGMVSLRGNMIPVINLPKFCGIQTEQEPSILVITEYNKNVQGFLVHAVDTIERLAWEDVKVPPPMMIQQHGGLVTAVTELKDGRLVMIMDVEMVLAKTSGFGESEDLFDGIEHIGDRAITLLFADDSVVARDQIVRTLNHMGIKYISTSNGAEAWAKVKEIADRAAVTDRKASDFIQIILTDVEMPEMDGYVLTKKIKEDSRLADIPVIMHSSLSAEANQELGKGVGADAYVPKFEPTELSSKLHEIIENSNQAQ